GGAGTTAGCGTGATCAGTGCTCTTAGCATTAGTAGATGTGAACACCAGTCTCTGTGTGTATTCCCAAGACAATGTAAACCATTACCTTAAGATTCTGAAATCCGGAGAATATTTTCTGTAGTGTGTTTGGCAGTCCTGGTATCTACAGGAATCAACTCCAAATCATTTTGCTTCTTTGCTAATGtagcaaaacattgttttgtcagCTCCTCACTAAGCAAAGTAGCTATTGGCTTAACAATCTAATTTATGCAATTGGAGAAGTGTGTATATTTGTAACAGCCATTCTAAAAGGCAAAGGGCATTTTGGGAAAGCAAAAAGTGGGTAAAACACTGTTTTGTATTCCAAATAAACTTTCTTCACAAGTCACAATTTTAGATCTTTATCTGGACGTGacaaaaatgagctaaaatacattctcaaactttatttatatttgtttagatttttttaaatccatgtagaagttaaaaaaatgacaacattacAGCCATTACTGTCTGGAGATAAATGGGATGAAGTTCTCTTATTCTTGTCTACAGCTGGGACACACTGCTGAGAGAGGACTGGGTGACCTTTGAATGTTTTGGAACGAGGGCATACAAAGCACAGAAAACCTATAGAAGCTTTCATGTTCGAGTCTGAAAAGATGTCAAATAACACACCAAAATTCCCAagatttgtctttaaataataaatattctaaTAGTCACCAATTGATGTCCTCTGCCTGGCGGCTCTTTCCTATAACTAATGAAAAGGGGAAAACACTATGTAAAGTGCAAAAGTACAAGTTGGTGATGAGGGAGCAAAATCCCCAGCATCTGGATAATACTTGCTCTTTAATTTTGcagcatgaaaaaacaaatcaacaatgAAAAATAGTTTCAGTTTATATCATTTCTTACATCTACATACGTCCTTAGACTTCCTTTTCAAACTCCTCACCGACAATGAAAACAGGTAGAACTATTTTACTCTCTACATGTGTTTGATGAATGGATCAAATAGTGAAGGGGATTGGGGCGGTTGAGGTCAAGGTCTCCCCGTTATGTCCTCTCACTCATCGAGCAAGTCAGTCATAGCATCAGCTGACTGGTAAAAGCTGGTCTCTGGTTACAGATGGTCTATGTGCCGAGGTAAGTAGCATATTTAAGGCGAAACCTTCACCACGCACATCATGTCATATAGCATGGGACATGCTAAAGACCAACAAGAAAGATCACTGGATTTCCTGCAAGTGCTGTTTAGCctgaaaaaagaataaaactgaaaagagctgaaatgtttaaaagaataGACTAATACTCTATTGACCCCACTCATCTCCATGTGTCGCCTCCTTTGGGTTTGCAAAGTCAGTTTGAGTATTTGATTGAACAGTCTCCAGACAAGTTGAGTTTGATTCTTGGCACATCTCTACTTTAAACGAGGGTGATATTACTTACTATATGAGCACCTTGGTAAAACGATCATTTAcagattaaattcaaaatgataAAACGTGTCAAACAGACAAAGCAGTACACAGCACTACTAGACGAGACAATATTTGGGAGTGTATGTGTGATGTGGAGTGGTCTAATTAAATCCTGTGTCACAGACACAGTTGTTCTGTGAGCAAGTGAAGGATGGATCAAAGCAGTGGATAGATGTCTGCAtaatggctttaaaaaaataactcaggTAGGTACCCattgttttcattctgctcCACAGGCAtgacagagttttttttttttgcgcacACAACACACTACAGTCACCTCTTAGAAAATGATGTAgtcaaacagcaaaatgtaaagtttgcatatttttgcatTGTATGATCCTCCGTAGTTTTCACAGCTAATTCCCTACATTGTTTTTACTCTCCTTCAGCAGAGCTGCTTCTTTGCGTGGGACTGGTAGACTGGTAGCGTGTTTATCTCCAGGTCCTCAACTTCCGAGAACCATCGTCTTAGGTAGGCCTTACTCAAGGGGTGAGAGGAGGTGAAAGTGGGTGTGTGGGGTGGAGCGGGGTATGTGGAAATCCTGAGACACTGTGTGGCCTTTAAAACAAGCCACAGAAACAGAATGGATACAGAATGATAATGAGATGTGGGAGGAGGAGTCGTTTTGAGTGAAAACAGATTATATCTTTTGATTTGGTCTCCTACGTCGGTATGCCCACTCCGTGCCCATCAGCTAAGCGTTTGTTGGCCTCGTACAAGGATGTTTTAAAAAGGACAGAATAGGGGAAGACTTGGGGCCAGACAGTTATAAATACATCATTAAGAAATGACCTGCATAATACAACTCGGCCTTACCTGTCCACCTACACAAAGGGAGGGAGAGGGGAAGAGGAGAAGGGGTCAGTGGCAGCTCTCCTGAGATCCACACATTTAATCTCACAACATGATATTCTCCTAACATTCACGAAAGCATGCAAGCAACGTTACACTCACACAGATTCATTTGTACCTGCACTCAACCAAACATCACTATCTTCTTTCTTCGTCTCTCAGGGCACATACGTCAGAAATGTTCTACATTGTATTTATCAGGCGTTCTGTTATATCCCCGAACCACCAAACCCTACAGGACGAATCATATTAATGTAAACACACACTTTATGTTGAAGTGGTTTATATTGCGTGACATGGAAGGGGTTATGCTCCAGTGGGGACAGACTTCTCAAagaatgccttttttttttggaaagaaagtgagacaggaaaaaaaaaaaaaaaatcagacagaacaaaagaacataaatgtgtataaaaaatGAGGCGTCCATATAAGAAAGGCTACAAAAACCTCCACTGGCCCTCTGGCATCGGCAAACAGCAAAAGGCACCACAATAttactctatttttttttttttttttttaacgttgtGAAAAAACTGGCACATCTTTTTTATGCTGTAAATCAAAATGTACATATAAATAGAGTTTTCCCTATAAAAAATTCTTTGCTGTTAACTAGTAGACAACTTTtgctaaaatgaaaataaatatttcatttgtttagaatatctgtcagttatataaaataaaaatatttcttatagATGCAGGTCTATACTATATTGATTTTTGTTGGTTCATCGTCACTCTTTAATGGGGCGTACTGTCCGGTTTGGAGCGCGACTGTGTGAGTCTTGTATGCATGTTGCCACGCCCGCTGTGCCACCCTGATGAGTGAGAAGTCCGAGTGTCCACCGGCCTGTAGATGGTAGAGGGCTCGGCGTTCATGTTCTGCATACTGAGAAAGGGAGTGCTCTCACCGTCCTCCTCTGACTCGCTTTCTGTTAGGCAGCTTCGAGATCCATAGTCCCGAGATGCCTCGTATCCACGCGGGGCCACGTGGCCGTTCAGTCTGGATCTCTTCCAGCGCCGGCTACCAGTTTCACTGGACCCACTTGTCTTTGGTTGCTCCCGAGAGGAGAGGTACTCCTGGGTAGTCTCATAGTCTTCTTCCTCGGCCAGCCGGTAGGGGCTGGAGGGCAGGCTGCCCCTGCTGTTCTTTAGGTAGGTGCGGCGCTGCTGCCGGTAGGGCTCCTGGCACTGGGCGTCATGTAGGGGCACCTGGTAGCGGCGCAGCAGCGGCTGGTCATCCTCTGGAGGATAGGGGTTGTGGACAGCAGGAGGAAGCGACATGGCGTGGCTGGCATTGGGGGATGTTATCTGAAAGGTAGGCACCTGGGGGGGCAACGAGTAATGGAAATCCACCGGGGACAGGCGGGCTGGTGTTGTCAGGGCTGACACGTACCTGTttgaaaaacagagagaaatttACAGGTGATTGGAGCAGGACaaagagcagagcagagaaGGAGGAGCGTACAGCATTTTGATGACTGAACACAAATCACGCCCTTATTGTCAGGTTGAGCAGAAACTAGAACAGTGAGTGGGAGGTACTTTTCCACAGAGTTTCTGTGTACATCAACAAGTTAGGATGCATGGTGGGCATTGATCTACTTCCTTCTGCGGAATGTCTTTCATTAAGTATCTGTTAAATTACGTTTTACAACTGATTCAAGACAAAACATGTCATTGTTGgctgatttattttctcttttgctgctcAAGCTGGCTCAACTTTTGCTGATGATGAAATAGTCTTCATTGGAAACGATCCTGCTCAGGCTCTAAACAGCTCCCCAATGAGTTTGGTTTTCTGGACCGCTGTTGTTTTGCTAACATTTGGATCCAATAATACACATATATTATATTGATCTGCAAgggatacaaataaaaatccatgtCTACAATCATTTTCGTAGCATCCAAAAAACAGAATCTCCAGCATTTATCATCTCCCTTGTTAACAGATTGTGACAACATTTGCATCTTCTTTGCATTCAAATGGCTATAGCCatcaataaaaaacatgcatATTCTTAAAGTGGAACAATTTTGGAATCAGTCACAAATTTTTCCTTTAACTtgataaaaagatttaaagtgtAATGAGGCCGGTGTAATGTAGCCAACTAACAGTCTGTGGAGAAGAGAAGGACTTGTATCATTCTATGCTccatacaaacaaaacaaaaacttcttcTCATTCTGGCACTTTCTCTAGGATCCCATTAAACAGAGTTTAAGTCACAGTAACATATACACATTATCCTCCTCCTTTCCCGTCAGTCCTAGATGATTTACTTTACTTCGTAGCTCTGATTccattttaatgatttacaTGACTGTTCCATAttgtttccatttatttgtgtgttctTGCACTTTTCCTTTTAACAGCCTCTTGGCTAAGTCAGGCTTTCTGATTAGAACTGATTCTCAAACATTTTACCTGGTAatataaagacaaaagaacaaacatattGTTTGAAAGTcttaagtttttaaaactttgatatACCTTAAAAGTGCAAGTCCCAATATATGGAAAGAGTTGAAATAGATACACTGATGTTACTGATAACCAATTTTTCATAAAGTCAGATACTTGGATGAAAACGTACAGCCAAACAGCTGTAAATTTGGATCAGGAAGCAATAATGGACATTTTTTCACTAGAATTTCAAACATTACAATATAGCAAAGAGGGCCTTTTTTGTTGCTTGGCTCTTTTGACATTGATATTGCTGGCAAATTTCAATTCAGCTTACAGTAAAGCCATAAAAAGTGAGTTACTGTACACAAGAAACAGATTTTTCGAATAAAATGTGTACGGCAGACATAAAAGCATAATACTTTAGAAAGTCCATTGTGACTGAGCAGCTGTGCAGAACGTTCATGCTAAGGCTACTAGCCTGATGTTTTAGAAGATAAGGCTGTTAGGGTTACTGTCTGTCATGCCCAGAGCTGCATAAGAAGATTGGTATCTTGTTGCCTACAATATAAAGAAATATGCACAGGATAAATATAGACTACAGCAGAGTTGATGAAAGGCTCATTTCCTCCCTTGTCAGGCTTTCCCTTTGTGCTAACTTGCGCTTCAACTATTTTTATGGCAGAATTATCGTCTTTTGTGACTGACACGTGGCTTactaaaaaataagaaaaaacaaaaacaacaacaacaaaaacgaAAGCAGCAAGTGAAAAACAGCCTCAAGAACAACATATTAGAAAAGAAATAATAGTCCTATAGCTGCAAGAGCAGAGTTCCCACTGACATAAGCACCTTTTCTAACTTTTGCCTTCCTTTGCACATTTGAACATCATGCCTGCTGTGTGTCAGTTTCCACTGATTGCCCTCGCTGGCCTCCCGAGGTGGACACGgagccagcagagaggggaaaCTTTTCAGCGTGTTTATTACAGACAGAGCCAAATCGGCCGGGCAGACCTCGCTTCCCACCTGTCGCTGTGCGGAGAGTCTCCCAGCGAGTCGAACGAGTCCCCGTACTGCAGCCCCGGCCGATGGGGATCAGAATAACCACAGTGAGCAGCTCGCCGCGCCCGCGCTTCCATGCACGCAGGACTGCTGCATTTACTGGTCCCCACGGACGATGACATCATTCCCGGCGAGTCAGAGAGGAAACTTTCAGAACGTTCCAGGCTCCATGTCCGTTCCTCatgtctgtcaaataaaataggTGTTAACATACCCACACCCTGAAGTGTCCCCAAGatatatttctctttctttgtagACGCTGAAGAATGCCTTCGGAGAACAAAAGGAACCGTTTTACTGTTTCCGCAGGCGCAAGCGTTTCAGTATAATTCATGTGTTAAAACCACAGATTCTATTTCGTAATCTCCTGCCTTGCAGCTGATCTGACCAGTAGAAACTAATGGTGGTGATATTCCTGTACACTAAACAAGATGGGTTTATTTCAATGCTGCAAAAATTAGTCTATAGTATTTTCTAGAAGTTGAAAAAACTTGTATCTGTTATGAACATTAAAAGCTTAactcacaattttattttattattatctaaaaaaaatatttttaatcaactgaATTCACGAACCAAgtaaacaattttgttttatattatccTAAATCACAACAAATTCATCACAgcttttaggattttttttgaTCGTCACATAAATTTCAGACATCGATAACCGGAATATACACAAAAGTCATTCTTAAATGGTGAGTTCATGTATTTGGGGCGAAAAAGTTACCATAAATGGAAATCAGTCTTACATTGCTGTGGGTGAATTATGGCCCACTCAACTAAACAATAGCTTGCTTTGATAAAAAATGACGATTTTCAAACAAGAATTGCCTGTTTACAGCTTGTTTAACTCAGGGTGGTGACTAGGCTAAAACCAAACCATCACTTAACTTGTTTTCTGCCTGTCCTGTCAGAAATTGAGTTGCTAGCGTGTGTTTTGGATCAATGTCCGGCATAATCCAAGAGCTTATTTTTTCCACCCTTGTTCAAGTTGATTTGGATGGAATTTGTTTCTATAATAAATTAGATAATCATTTCAATACTTGTATGAATACTTGTATACtatgtattttgcatgttggcAAATACTTTATCATATTAATTATTTCATGAATGGCATGTTGCTGCATTGTCTATCTGTAGTGAAAACATAGGCAGATAAACAACTGGAAAACCTTTATTTGACTAAAACTAGCCAAAATCTCAACAAAGCGGGACGAGCCACACAACTAACcaaacagactgaaaaacacaaaaacactaaCATCAAAGGAACATTCTGAAAAATGGAAATCTGTAAAGCATCCTCTGTTTTTCAGATTCAGACATCCTCTGAGTTGAGATGCTGggagagcagagaaaagagTTTGACAGAAACAGCCAACGGGTGGAAAGATGATTTGAAGGAAACAGGTTGAGAGAACCCGAGGGAAACTGAGGACACCTAGTGATGATTACAGGCAACAAAACTCTCCAAAACTCTCTGGGACAAGAGATAAGGCTCTCACACAACAGAGACAGCCCAATAAGAAGaaacaaatttgaaataaaacctaACCCTTAGTAGTCAGAAATACAGTGAGAATGAGTAGATTAGCAAAAATTAGTCACACAATCTAACCAAAGGATGAATTTTTGTTGAAGTACATCACATCAGAGCAAGGGGGTACAACATGACACACACAGCGTGACGCATAATGACTGCTTACCTTTGAGTTGATGAGTGGGCTCGTGTGGAAGAGTTGTGAGATCTGGAAGAGGCGTGACTGGCTGGGAATGATCGCTCTGTCGCGGGCCGTATGACTCGCTCAGTTGCAGGGACATTCTTTGATATGTACTGTAAAATTAGAATCAAACGATTAAGAAatgtaaaagagagaaaactttTGATTGGATATGTTTATGTTCTCATAAAAACGTACATCCACCATAGGGATTTCCTCCGGGCCGGGTCCTGGGTGATTAGGTCCGTTAGCAAGGTTACGATTGGGATGTTCAGGACACATGTTCTGTCGCATATGATTGTGcatcttctttctttgtttcctgtggaacgattttgagaaatttttcttttaatgttaaGCTTGCAATTTGACAAAAGAACTAGAATTAATTGTGCATAAAACTGCATATTAGAGGGATCacattatattttaaagcttatttatattaaataaatgaaaaatatatatatttatagtgACCTACTCATTGTTTTTCAAATCAGACTGgttactttaaaaacacattttggcaaaaatttaaaaaaaaaatccaggcaTCTCAAACGAAGTCTTTACTTTCCTTTGCATTCTAGTCAGCCTAGTgctagatattttttttctagaaaacatttttctcaatttctttacacaaaataaatataactatcTAAAACTATTTTCAGCTGTAAGCATGTgcattactgaaaaaaaagtgatgatATATGCCCTTTAGACCATAAACTTAATCCTATGATAAGCTTTTATAATCTTTTCACTAAAATCCATTGGCTCAAATGACCACACATAGTCACATTAACATGTCATCTGCAGGACTTACTTGGTTTTACAGTAGGCAACCACACACAGGATGCCTACCACCAACAGAGCCACACAAATACCCGTGATTGTCAGGACTCTTTTCTGGTAGAGTTCTTCTGCCTCTGTCAAAATTAAACCCACGAgacaacag
This region of Xiphophorus hellerii strain 12219 chromosome 11, Xiphophorus_hellerii-4.1, whole genome shotgun sequence genomic DNA includes:
- the nrg2a gene encoding neuregulin 2a isoform X1; the protein is MRLDPVHLSMLLIGVSFACYSPSLNSLQDQAYRSAVVIEGKVQSTPAGNASVEPYRVSVKVLEVWPLNSGGLEREQLVTVGEFGSEAPCAKVKKNHKYIFFMDPTDEPLVFKASFAPVDTSGKNLKKDVGRILCENCAVAPKLKPIKNPIVVGEGSKLMVKCEATGKPVPTYRWFKDGNELTSSRKVKIKSNLKSSKVQINRAKLEDSGNYTCVVENSLGKDNSTGTVNVQSITTTLSPGSGHARRCNDTEKTFCVNGGDCYFIPGINKISCKCPNDFTGDRCQTYVMASFYQHLGIEFMEAEELYQKRVLTITGICVALLVVGILCVVAYCKTKKQRKKMHNHMRQNMCPEHPNRNLANGPNHPGPGPEEIPMVDYISKNVPATERVIRPATERSFPASHASSRSHNSSTRAHSSTQRHEERTWSLERSESFLSDSPGMMSSSVGTSKCSSPACMEARARRAAHCGYSDPHRPGLQYGDSFDSLGDSPHSDRYVSALTTPARLSPVDFHYSLPPQVPTFQITSPNASHAMSLPPAVHNPYPPEDDQPLLRRYQVPLHDAQCQEPYRQQRRTYLKNSRGSLPSSPYRLAEEEDYETTQEYLSSREQPKTSGSSETGSRRWKRSRLNGHVAPRGYEASRDYGSRSCLTESESEEDGESTPFLSMQNMNAEPSTIYRPVDTRTSHSSGWHSGRGNMHTRLTQSRSKPDSTPH
- the nrg2a gene encoding neuregulin 2a isoform X2, translating into MRLDPVHLSMLLIGVSFACYSPSLNSLQDQAYRSAVVIEGKVQSTPAGNASVEPYRVSVKVLEVWPLNSGGLEREQLVTVGEFGSEAPCAKVKKNHKYIFFMDPTDEPLVFKASFAPVDTSGKNLKKDVGRILCENCAVAPKLKPIKNPIVVGEGSKLMVKCEATGKPVPTYRWFKDGNELTSSRKVKIKSNLKSSKVQINRAKLEDSGNYTCVVENSLGKDNSTGTVNVQSITTTLSPGSGHARRCNDTEKTFCVNGGDCYFIPGINKISCKCPNDFTGDRCQTYVMASFYQAEELYQKRVLTITGICVALLVVGILCVVAYCKTKKQRKKMHNHMRQNMCPEHPNRNLANGPNHPGPGPEEIPMVDYISKNVPATERVIRPATERSFPASHASSRSHNSSTRAHSSTQRHEERTWSLERSESFLSDSPGMMSSSVGTSKCSSPACMEARARRAAHCGYSDPHRPGLQYGDSFDSLGDSPHSDRYVSALTTPARLSPVDFHYSLPPQVPTFQITSPNASHAMSLPPAVHNPYPPEDDQPLLRRYQVPLHDAQCQEPYRQQRRTYLKNSRGSLPSSPYRLAEEEDYETTQEYLSSREQPKTSGSSETGSRRWKRSRLNGHVAPRGYEASRDYGSRSCLTESESEEDGESTPFLSMQNMNAEPSTIYRPVDTRTSHSSGWHSGRGNMHTRLTQSRSKPDSTPH
- the nrg2a gene encoding neuregulin 2a isoform X3; the encoded protein is MGNAFLVPTLFPPSLSELLSLISASLYRSRETLSQLQRVWWCPFATRFQKGLPLDCSMTEPKKKDRKGRKNGGKRGRKESDPTRAVAPKLKPIKNPIVVGEGSKLMVKCEATGKPVPTYRWFKDGNELTSSRKVKIKSNLKSSKVQINRAKLEDSGNYTCVVENSLGKDNSTGTVNVQSSVDCTMSNFSCSTTTERTKGTVTTTLSPGSGHARRCNDTEKTFCVNGGDCYFIPGINKISCKCPNDFTGDRCQTYVMASFYQHLGIEFMEAEELYQKRVLTITGICVALLVVGILCVVAYCKTKKQRKKMHNHMRQNMCPEHPNRNLANGPNHPGPGPEEIPMVDYISKNVPATERVIRPATERSFPASHASSRSHNSSTRAHSSTQRHEERTWSLERSESFLSDSPGMMSSSVGTSKCSSPACMEARARRAAHCGYSDPHRPGLQYGDSFDSLGDSPHSDRYVSALTTPARLSPVDFHYSLPPQVPTFQITSPNASHAMSLPPAVHNPYPPEDDQPLLRRYQVPLHDAQCQEPYRQQRRTYLKNSRGSLPSSPYRLAEEEDYETTQEYLSSREQPKTSGSSETGSRRWKRSRLNGHVAPRGYEASRDYGSRSCLTESESEEDGESTPFLSMQNMNAEPSTIYRPVDTRTSHSSGWHSGRGNMHTRLTQSRSKPDSTPH
- the nrg2a gene encoding neuregulin 2a isoform X4; the protein is MGNAFLVPTLFPPSLSELLSLISASLYRSRETLSQLQRVWWCPFATRFQKGLPLDCSMTEPKKKDRKGRKNGGKRGRKESDPTRAVAPKLKPIKNPIVVGEGSKLMVKCEATGKPVPTYRWFKDGNELTSSRKVKIKSNLKSSKVQINRAKLEDSGNYTCVVENSLGKDNSTGTVNVQSSVDCTMSNFSCSTTTERTKGTVTTTLSPGSGHARRCNDTEKTFCVNGGDCYFIPGINKISCNCPPGYFGRRCSQTEPLRSFMPYPNKKAEELYQKRVLTITGICVALLVVGILCVVAYCKTKKQRKKMHNHMRQNMCPEHPNRNLANGPNHPGPGPEEIPMVDYISKNVPATERVIRPATERSFPASHASSRSHNSSTRAHSSTQRHEERTWSLERSESFLSDSPGMMSSSVGTSKCSSPACMEARARRAAHCGYSDPHRPGLQYGDSFDSLGDSPHSDRYVSALTTPARLSPVDFHYSLPPQVPTFQITSPNASHAMSLPPAVHNPYPPEDDQPLLRRYQVPLHDAQCQEPYRQQRRTYLKNSRGSLPSSPYRLAEEEDYETTQEYLSSREQPKTSGSSETGSRRWKRSRLNGHVAPRGYEASRDYGSRSCLTESESEEDGESTPFLSMQNMNAEPSTIYRPVDTRTSHSSGWHSGRGNMHTRLTQSRSKPDSTPH
- the nrg2a gene encoding neuregulin 2a isoform X5: MGNAFLVPTLFPPSLSELLSLISASLYRSRETLSQLQRVWWCPFATRFQKGLPLDCSMTEPKKKDRKGRKNGGKRGRKESDPTRAVAPKLKPIKNPIVVGEGSKLMVKCEATGKPVPTYRWFKDGNELTSSRKVKIKSNLKSSKVQINRAKLEDSGNYTCVVENSLGKDNSTGTVNVQSITTTLSPGSGHARRCNDTEKTFCVNGGDCYFIPGINKISCNCPPGYFGRRCSQTEPLRSFMPYPNKKAEELYQKRVLTITGICVALLVVGILCVVAYCKTKKQRKKMHNHMRQNMCPEHPNRNLANGPNHPGPGPEEIPMVDYISKNVPATERVIRPATERSFPASHASSRSHNSSTRAHSSTQRHEERTWSLERSESFLSDSPGMMSSSVGTSKCSSPACMEARARRAAHCGYSDPHRPGLQYGDSFDSLGDSPHSDRYVSALTTPARLSPVDFHYSLPPQVPTFQITSPNASHAMSLPPAVHNPYPPEDDQPLLRRYQVPLHDAQCQEPYRQQRRTYLKNSRGSLPSSPYRLAEEEDYETTQEYLSSREQPKTSGSSETGSRRWKRSRLNGHVAPRGYEASRDYGSRSCLTESESEEDGESTPFLSMQNMNAEPSTIYRPVDTRTSHSSGWHSGRGNMHTRLTQSRSKPDSTPH